Below is a window of Komagataella phaffii GS115 chromosome 1, complete sequence DNA.
AATACAAGGCAAGAAACTCTTGAACCTGCGAAAAGCTCTCcagaatcatcaaaaacaTCGTGATAACATCAAAGTGGTCAAAACTAACGCTGAGCCGGTCTCAACTCACGATCAAACAGTTGATTCCAACAGCGATTCGTCTTCAAGTGAGACTCTAATAGACACTTCAACTTCATCCTCTTTTGACAATATAAAACGATGGTTACATGAGACTAACTCCAATGAATCACAATCCAAGGGTAGACCATCAGAATACACGCATGTGAACAGCCCCGATTCTGGAGTCTCTAGTAAGTCTGGCCAGTTATCGATGTTGACTCAAGATTCCAACCAGATTTTATTGCTAATTAAACAGCTGACTGCAAAGTATAATATGCTGGaatcatttttcatcaactcTTTTGAGCAACTAATTGCtctttttgataatttctACTTTTTGTCATCGTTGATTGGATTCAACACTTCGAACTCAAATAGCAAAATTACGAGGTTATTGAGAAACTTCATCAAGCAAGCTTCGAAGATATGGTTAGTCATTATTTTCCTTACCGTCAAGAATTTGTTCATTCGCATGATAAAACTCAATAGAACTGAGAAGAAAGTGAAACTGGAAAGAGACATTTTAATGTCAAGATCTCCCAATTCTTCCATTCAGTATGAATATGATGCTATGCTGCTCACAATCCGAACATCCAAAATATCCACCTTCTTGGAAATGCTTGGAAATGTTAATGAATTTGCATTTTACTTGATCCAAGTTATGAACTGGAAGGTTTCCAAAAAGGTCAAGAATATACTAGCAGGAATCTCATGGATAATGAGCATCTACCGGATGAGCAAAGATGAgatccaagaaacaaatccGTCAATAAATAATGGGTTAAAATCATCCGATGATATTATCGATGAATACGCTTAAAGTACGAAactattttttcaaaggttaATACATTACAACTTGGACGCACCATTTTCTACTCCAAGCTCAGTCATAAAGGCATCAGATGTAGGCTCTCTTCCAAGTAATTCCTTGAGATTATCTAGCTCCTCTCTTGATCCACCTCTGGCAAGAATGATATCACGGTACTTGATACCTTGAGCTGTACTCATTGGATcagctttgaaaaaggtGTAATAAATGTCACTGGCAAACACTTGAGAATACAGGTATCCGTAGTAACCAGCAGCATAACCGCCCATTAGGTGTCCAAATGAACCGTATCCTTTCGTAATTTGGTCACCATTCTTAACCAGAGCGACTTCCTCACGTAATTCGTTCCACAACCTTGTCACATCTAAAGATTCAGGCTCTTTGGCAGTATGTAGTTTCATGTCAAAGAGACCAAAGTGTAACTGCCTAAGATTGAAAATGGCGCCATTGACATGCTTGGACTTGACTAGCGAATCAATGAGTTCATCGGAGAGGGCTTCTCCTGTCTTGTAATGTTGGGAAAGAGACTTGAGTTGATCTCTAGTCCAGGTCCAGTACTCTAGAATCTGTGAAGGACATTCAACGAAATCACGAGCAACTGAAGTACCATGGAAACGAGCATACCTAGTTTGCCCAATTAAATCATGGATACCATGTCCTAGCTCATGGAAGAATGTAGTGACTTCATTGTGCTTCAATAGGGATGGCTTATCCTTTGATGGTTTAGAAAAGTTGCAAACCAAAGCAGTGACAGGATAATTTTTACTcccatcttctttgatgtaACTAGGACCGATTCCAAAATTAGCAGCGTGACCGtattttccttctcttGGATGCAAATCAAAATAGATCCAGCCCACAAATTCAGGAGAATCAGGGTTATCGATTTTCCAAACGGAGAATTGTTTTACATCTGGATGCCAAACTTGTTTCTCCGAATCGtcaacttgttgaaactgCAAATTGAACAAGTGCTCGTAAATGGCAAgcattttttcaatggtgGACTCCATTGGAAAGTATTCAGCCAGCTTTTGCTCATCCACTTTGTATTCAGATTCAAGAAGCTTGTTATCATAGTAACGATGATCCCAGACGTAGTAATTTTCCTTATCAACAGCATTTGGGTCGTTAGCCTTGAGAGTCAACATTCTTTGCAGTTCCTTCTCTCCGAGAGGTCTGAGTTTTTCCCTTACATCatcaagaaattcaaaaacaTTCTTGGAGTTCTTGGCCATCTTCACTTCCAGGATATAGTCAGCATAGGTATCATAACCCAAAACTTTTGCAAGTTCGTTTCTCAAATTGACGGCTTTCACAAGTAATCCTGAATTTTCAGGTATCTTGTTTTGATCCCCGACAAAAGCTCTTTGTCTCGTAGCTGGATTAACGGCATATTTTAGTACCGGGAACAGGTCAGGATACTTGTATGTCATCTTGTGGTAAGTAACATCATTCTCATTCTTAGTTTCAAACTGCTCAACAACTGATTCTGGAACACCTTTTAACTCCTCAGTGGTGAACCAAATGTGTTCAGTTTCCTCTCCCAAGTTCTTATTAAACTTGATTGAAATGGTTGATAGTTCTTGTTTCAAACTCTTGACTTGGTCTCTCTTCTCCTGGGATAAATCTAAACCAGATCTCACGTAACCTAGGTTCAATTTTTCTAGTAAACGCCTAAATTCTGGGTCCAAGGTCTTTTGGAGTTCcgaatcttcttgaacctGTTTGAACACTTTGTTCACTGTTTTGAACACATCTTCTCTAAGGTTGGATTCGATGGAGAACTTATCAATTTTCTCCTCACTAACAGTACTGGCATTACGAACGTCCTGGTTATCCGAGATATGTTGATAAAAACTCAATTGACACAGTGGCAAGTATTGTTCATTCTCAGCGGCGGCTATTTTCTTGATGGTGTCCACAT
It encodes the following:
- a CDS encoding Zinc metalloendopeptidase, found in the cytoplasm and intermembrane space of mitochondria, producing MKHLAVHKYKVGAIAAGLVVSYKIFAYRAASSSSSNVINLTNMAKTPITLKPPQAPLRWDHTPEQILAETDKYISTSQEVDDWVANSFATANVDTIKKIAAAENEQYLPLCQLSFYQHISDNQDVRNASTVSEEKIDKFSIESNLREDVFKTVNKVFKQVQEDSELQKTLDPEFRRLLEKLNLGYVRSGLDLSQEKRDQVKSLKQELSTISIKFNKNLGEETEHIWFTTEELKGVPESVVEQFETKNENDVTYHKMTYKYPDLFPVLKYAVNPATRQRAFVGDQNKIPENSGLLVKAVNLRNELAKVLGYDTYADYILEVKMAKNSKNVFEFLDDVREKLRPLGEKELQRMLTLKANDPNAVDKENYYVWDHRYYDNKLLESEYKVDEQKLAEYFPMESTIEKMLAIYEHLFNLQFQQVDDSEKQVWHPDVKQFSVWKIDNPDSPEFVGWIYFDLHPREGKYGHAANFGIGPSYIKEDGSKNYPVTALVCNFSKPSKDKPSLLKHNEVTTFFHELGHGIHDLIGQTRYARFHGTSVARDFVECPSQILEYWTWTRDQLKSLSQHYKTGEALSDELIDSLVKSKHVNGAIFNLRQLHFGLFDMKLHTAKEPESLDVTRLWNELREEVALVKNGDQITKGYGSFGHLMGGYAAGYYGYLYSQVFASDIYYTFFKADPMSTAQGIKYRDIILARGGSREELDNLKELLGREPTSDAFMTELGVENGASKL